GGGGGATATGCTGATGTACACCTACTTCCCGTTCATTGGCGGAGGAAAGCCTGCACCCTTCTGTGCGAACTGCCACTACATGCTCCTTGATGTCAAAAGCATGGCCGGGCGTTTCCCTAAGTATCCCCCGCAGGATTCGGACTTTATTAGGGATTAGGTGGATGAAATGCGTATTGATATAGACGATGAAGATGTCGACATGGACTCGGCCAGGCGAATCACCTACCAGGGAGCACTTTATACGGGAGAGGCTGTCGAAACCCATCCAAACGGTACCGTCATCGCCCTCACGAGCTACGTGGACGGCCTTGAGGACGGGCTATCCCGCGAGTGGTATCCCGATGGTGCGTTGTTGGCCGAGGGGCTGATGCGGGGGAACAGGCCCGTTGGCCCATGGCGCCGCTGGCACCCGAACGGTCGGCTCGCCCAGGAACAGCACTTCGATGACAGGGGCAATCTGCTCACGAAGCGTCGCTGGGCGGAAAACGGCGAGCCGATCGAAGATGAGCACGATGGTGGGCGCCGTTGACCTGGCGCTGATTT
The sequence above is a segment of the Actinomadura coerulea genome. Coding sequences within it:
- a CDS encoding toxin-antitoxin system YwqK family antitoxin; its protein translation is MRIDIDDEDVDMDSARRITYQGALYTGEAVETHPNGTVIALTSYVDGLEDGLSREWYPDGALLAEGLMRGNRPVGPWRRWHPNGRLAQEQHFDDRGNLLTKRRWAENGEPIEDEHDGGRR